One stretch of Harmonia axyridis chromosome 1, icHarAxyr1.1, whole genome shotgun sequence DNA includes these proteins:
- the LOC123674874 gene encoding ADP-ribosylation factor-like protein 16 — protein MSILCLGPKSSGKTLLLKKLQNENNVDITSTSVPTVGTNIYTIKHNEYIMEVREIGGSMAPLWHKYFGGISIIIYVIDASNLCQISAAGVLLYTFLANPALLYSKILLVLSKSDASYRQMRNEALLMLQMKRLETEINQKITIVVASAITGEGREEILEWIKEQSIRHFH, from the exons atgtCCATTTTATGTTTAGGTCCAAAATCGTCTGGTAAAACTTTACTTCTTAAGAAACTACAAAATGAGAACAATGTGGACATCACATCAACGTCTGTGCCGACTGTAGGTACTAATATATACACCATAAAACATAATGAGTATATTATGGAAGTACGTGAAATAGGAGGTTCCATGGCTCCTTTATGGCACAAATACTTTGGAGGAATCTCTATAATTATATATGTAATAGATGCATCCAATTTGTGTCAGATCTCTGCGGCAGGAGTCCTTCTTTACACGTTTCTGGCAAACCCCGCTCTACTTTACAGTAAA attctTCTAGTCTTATCAAAATCAGATGCAAGTTATCGTCAAATGAGAAATGAAGCTCTATTGATGCTCCAAATGAAAAGATTGGAAACagaaataaaccaaaaaataacaattgtaGTTGCAAGTGCCATAACAGGGGAAGGAAGAGAAGAAATTCTGGAGTGGATTAAGGAACAATCTATCAGACACTTTCACTGA